A window of the Gossypium hirsutum isolate 1008001.06 chromosome A05, Gossypium_hirsutum_v2.1, whole genome shotgun sequence genome harbors these coding sequences:
- the LOC107937576 gene encoding serine/threonine-protein kinase STY46 isoform X2, translated as MPGVQIIPIKRGMVMVHPPPAFGTSSDLEFVHNAKRVVKDMEVMFSARPIHYRLMHEITISTNDKPKLLAQLTSLLSELGLNIREAHAFSTTDGYSLDVFVVDGWALEDTEQLKIVLVKEISKVEKLSSVRSHAINHVRELEKTGNKLNSSHVNMPGSGNDVWEIDTSLLKYESKLASCSYGDLYKGTFYGQDVAIKVLRIEHLNENLRREFTQEVNIMRKIQHKNVVQFFGACTTPPNLCIVTEFMSGGSIYDLLHKQKSGFKLPLLLKLAIDVSEGMSYLHQNGIMHRDLKAANLLMDENGVVKIADFGVARVQAQPGVMTAETGTYRWMAPEVIEHKPYDHKADVFSFGVVLWEMLTGKLPYENLTPLQAAVGVVQKDLRPVIPQYTRPKFVELLERCWQQDPSLRPEFSEITNLLEDLASR; from the exons ATGCCCGGTGTTCAGATTATCCCAATAAAAAGAGGCATGGTTAT GGTGCATCCGCCACCTGCCTTTGGCACATCATCAGATCTTGAGTTTGTGCATAATGCTAAAAGAGTGGTTAAAGACATGGAAGTTATGTTTAGTGCTAGACCAATTCACTATCG GCTGATGCATGAGATCACTATTTCAACAAATGACAAACCAAAACTTCTAGCACAG TTGACTTCTTTATTGTCTGAACTTGGGTTGAACATTCGGGAAGCACATGCTTTTTCCACGACAGATGGCTATTCCTTGGATGTGTTTGTTGTTGATGGTTGGGCACTTGAG GATACCGAGCAGCTCAAAATTGTATTGGTAAAGGAGATATCCAAAGTTGAG AAGCTTTCCTCTGTAAGATCTCATGCAATAAATCATGTTAGGGAGCTAGAGAAAACTGGAAACAAACTTAACTCCAGCCATGTAAACATGCCTGGTAGTGGAAATGATGTTTGGGAAATTGATACTAGCCTGTTGAAGTATGAAAGCAAATTGGCTTCCTGCTCCTATGGTGATTT GTATAAAGGTACTTTTTATGGTCAAGATGTAGCTATCAAAGTTCTTAGGATAGAGCATCTAAATGAGAACCTCCGAAGGGAATTTACTCAAGAAGTTAATATCATGAG GAAAATTCAGCACAAGAATGTTGTTCAATTCTTCGGTGCATGTACAACCCCTCCTAACCTGTGCATTGTGACAG AGTTTATGTCTGGTGGAAGCATTTACGACCTTCTGCATAAACAAAAATCTGGTTTTAAGCTTCCATTATTACTCAAACTAGCAATTGATGTTTCTGAGGGAATGAGCTACTTGCATCAAAATGGTATAATGCATAGAGATTTGAAAGCTGCCAATCTTTTGATGGATGAAAATGGA GTGGTCAAGATAGCTGATTTTGGTGTTGCCAGGGTGCAAGCTCAGCCAGGTGTGATGACTGCTGAAACAGGAACATATCGTTGGATGGCTCCAGAG GTGATTGAACACAAACCTTATGATCACAAGGCTGATGTTTTTAGTTTTGGAGTCGTGCTATGGGAAATGCTTACTGGAAAG CTACCATACGAGAATTTAACACCCTTACAAGCAGCGGTGGGCGTAGTCCAGAAG GATCTAAGGCCTGTTATTCCTCAGTATACTCGACCAAAATTTGTAGAGCTGCTGGAGAGATGCTGGCAACAGGATCCATCTCTACGACCTGAATTTTCTGAAATAACAAATCTTTTGGAAGACTTAGCCAGTAGATAA
- the LOC121229429 gene encoding mechanosensitive ion channel protein 8 produces the protein MEPLRKSLKSYCSSAKQQQNPEQQPLLVHSDDSHTAESFDARKQREEVVVNIDDCSDAAVKENGNNTSRVQQPSGSSKKSKVSFHEVLTEAVRQKSKDVSGQAPQWSSGLGGGQFLRCDSTDYLRQNSWRQLVNKTKSRLLDPLEDRYGRSNSMYSEDEFKENNNDEGDNPDEYKALKFNLLTILQWLSLVLIIAALVCSVSIPGIKSLRLCDLQLWKWEIMVLALICGRLVSGWGIRLVVILIERNFLLRKRVLYFVYGLRKPVQNSLWLGLVLLVWRLIINDKVQEETNSKVLPYVTKILICFLVATLIWLVKTLLVKVLASSFHVKTFFDRIQEALFNQHVLEILSGPPLFDKEEEQDNEPEIEDSQNTSTLPPRTEAAQKTSKVKNSPRISKLISKRKAENIQLDHLQKLNQKNISAWNMRRMINMVSRRNLTTLDEQILNCERDDESSVQIRSEHQANEAANKIFQNVAKPESQYIYITDLMRFMGRDEAIKALQVFGAGSEDEEINKASLTNWLVNAFRDRKALALSLNDTKTAVDELHNMLNIVVAIIIIIIWLIILGIPVSHFLVFISSQLLLVVFIFGNTCKTVFEAIIFLFIMHPFDVGDRCEVDGVQMVVEEMNILTTVFLRYDGQKLVYPNSLLSTKPIGNFYRSPDMVETLQFCIHVSTPPEKIATMKERIIGYIESREHHWHRNPLLVVTDVEEMNKLKFSVSSKHKMNYQNMAERWIRRGHLLEETIKILKELDIEYRLLPMDVNVRNMPNLVSDRLPSNWSTCLS, from the exons ATGGAACCCTTGAGAAAGTCTTTGAAATCATACTGTTCTAGTGCAAAACAGCAACAAAACCCTGAACAGCAACCTCTCCTGGTTCACTCCGACGACAGTCATACGGCAGAGTCCTTTGATGCTCGCAAGCAGAGAGAAGAAGTGGTCGTCAACATAGACGACTGCAGCGATGCTGCTGTCAAGGAAAATGGGAACAACACCTCAAGGGTTCAACAACCTTCAGGTTCATCCAAGAAATCCAAAGTTTCATTTCATGAAGTGTTGACTGAAGCTGTGCGGCAAAAGAGCAAGGACGTCTCAGGCCAAGCACCCCAGTGGTCTTCTGGTTTGGGTGGAGGACAGTTTTTGAGGTGTGATTCAACTGATTATCTTCGTCAAAACTCATGGAGGCAATTGGTGAATAAAACCAAGTCCAGGTTGCTTGACCCGCTTGAGGACCGATATGGAAGGAGCAACAGTATGTACTCTGAAGACgagttcaaagaaaataacaatgACGAGGGAGACAATCCAGATGAATACAAGGCACTGAAGTTCAATTTACTGACgatacttcagtggttaagtctGGTTCTAATTATAGCAGCCTTAGTTTGTAGTGTCTCCATCCCTGGTATCAAAAGTCTAAGGCTTTGTGACCTTCAGTTATGGAAATGGGAGATAATGGTTTTGGCATTAATCTGTGGACGACTTGTTTCGGGATGGGGAATCCGATTAGTTGTGATCCTCATCGAGCGCAATTTTCTTCTGCGAAAACGAGTTCTCTATTTCGTGTATGGATTGAGAAAACCTGTTCAGAACAGCCTCTGGTTAGGTCTCGTATTGCTGGTGTGGCGTTTGATAATAAATGACAAAGTCCAGGAGGAGACCAACAGCAAGGTATTACCATACGTAACCAAGATTCTCATATGTTTCTTGGTGGCTACCTTGATATGGCTCGTCAAAACCCTCCTTGTTAAAGTCCTTGCTTCATCATTCCATGTAAAAACCTTCTTTGACAGGATCCAGGAAGCTCTTTTCAATCAACACGTCCTTGAGATACTCTCTGGTCCTCCCTTGTTTGACAAAGAAGAAGAACAGGATAATGAACCCGAGATTGAGGACTCACAAAATACCAGCACCCTTCCTCCAAGGACTGAGGCAGCACAAAAAACCAGTAAGGTCAAGAATAGTCCCAGGATTTCAAAGCTAATATCTAAGAGGAAAGCTGAGAATATCCAACTCGACCACCTTCAGAAGCTGAATCAGAAGAATATATCAGCTTGGAATATGAGGAGGATGATTAATATGGTTAGCCGCAGGAACTTGACTACCCTGGATGAGCAGATACTCAACTGTGAGAGAGATGATGAATCTTCAGTGCAGATTAGAAGTGAACACCAAGCAAACGAAGCAGCTAACAAGATTTTCCAGAATGTTGCTAAGCCAGAGTCTCA ATACATTTACATTACAGACCTTATGCGCTTTATGGGTCGAGATGAAGCTATAAAGGCATTGCAAGTCTTCGGAGCAGGAAGTGAAGACGAAGAAATCAACAAGGCATCTCTCACCAATTGGCTG GTCAATGCCTTCAGAGACCGAAAAGCACTTGCATTGTCCCTAAATGACACAAAAACTGCCGTGGATGAACTCCACAACATGTTGAACATCGTAGTAGCCATTATCATTATCATAATTTGGCTCATCATACTAGGAATCCCTGTCTCCCACTTCCTTGTTTTCATAAGCTCACAACTTCTTTTGGTGGTGTTTATCTTCGGGAATACATGCAAGACTGTATTTGAAGCAATAATCTTTTTATTCATTATGCATCCATTCGATGTGGGTGATCGCTGCGAGGTGGATGGAGTGCAG ATGGTAGTAGAAGAAATGAATATATTAACCACAGTGTTCTTAAGGTATGATGGCCAAAAGCTTGTATATCCGAACAGCTTATTGTCTACCAAGCCCATCGGAAACTTCTACCGAAGTCCAGACATGGTTGAAACACTTCAATTTTGCATCCATGTTTCAACTCCACCAGAGAAGATTGCCACCATGAAAGAAAGAATTATTGG GTACATAGAGAGCAGGGAGCACCACTGGCATCGTAACCCACTGCTGGTTGTCACGGATGTAGAAGAGATGAACAAGCTGAAGTTTTCGGTATCGTCGAAGCACAAAATGAACTACCAAAACATGGCGGAGAGATGGATTAGGAGAGGCCATTTACTTGAAGAAACGATTAAAATACTTAAAGAGCTTGACATTGAATATCGGTTGCTGCCTATGGATGTGAATGTGAGGAACATGCCTAATTTGGTTTCAGACAGGCTGCCTTCAAATTGGAGTACTTGTCTTAGCTAA
- the LOC107937560 gene encoding high mobility group B protein 9 has product MDSGSKTTPSVKAKGRNGVVEKKEYPDSLTSHEEVVKDPIVFWDTLRRFHFILGTKFMIPVIGGKELDLHVLYVEATKRGGYEKVVSEKKWREVGSVFKFSPTTTSASFVLRKHYFSLLYHYEQVHFFKMKGPLNTPTVASPVNDPSCRPELALVEYSPQPTRESPDPLIEGTSCFSVTGTIEGKFDCGYLISVRLGSEVLSGVLYHPQHPVSEYSNAIVPYKQVRSARHSRRRRSRRAGDPSYPKPNRSGYNFFFAEKHYKLKSLYPNREREFTKMIGESWNSLSPEERMVYQNIGLKDKERYRRELKEYKERLKLRQEGGEVDKPHY; this is encoded by the exons ATGGACAGTGGCAGCAAAACAACTCCTTCCGTGAAAGCCAAGGGTCGAAATGGGGTTGTTGAGAAGAAAGAGTACCCGGATTCTCTTACCTCTCATGAGGAAGTTGTTAAGGACCCTATCGTTTTCTGGGATACTCTCAGGCGCTTTCATTTCATCTTGGGCACCAAGTTCAT GATTCCTGTGATTGGAGGAAAGGAGCTAGATTTACATGTTCTGTATGTAGAAGCCACCAAAAGGGGTGGTTATGAGAAG GTAGTTTCAGAGAAGAAATGGAGGGAAGTGGGAAGTGTTTTCAAGTTCTCTCCAACGACGACGAGTGCATCTTTCGTGCTTAGAAAACACTACTTCAGCCTTCTTTACCATTACGAACAGGTTCATTTTTTTAAGATGAAGGGTCCTCTCAACACTCCTACAG TTGCATCTCCTGTCAACGACCCTTCATGCAGGCCTGAACTGGCTCTCGTGGAATATTCCCCTCAACCGACAAGAGAATCCCCAGATCCACTTATTGAAG GAACTTCTTGTTTCTCAGTTACGGGAACGATCGAAGGGAAGTTCGATTGTGGTTATCTGATATCTGTGAGGTTGGGTTCCGAGGTTCTTAGTGGAGTGCTTTACCATCCACAACACCCAGTTTCTGAATATAGCAATGCCATTGTCCCATACAAGCAAGTTCGCAGCGCTCGCCattcaaggaggaggagaagcaGAAGGGCCGGGGACCCCAGCTATCCAAAACCGAATCGGAGTGGTTATAACTTTTTCTTTGCTGAAAAGCATTATAAACTCAAATCACTGTACCCCAACAGAGAGAGGGAGTTCACTAAAATGATAGGAGAGTCTTGGAACAGTCTCAGTCCAGAAGAAAGGATG GTGTACCAGAACATTGGATTGAAAGACAAGGAAAGATACAGGAGAGAATTGAAAGAGTACAAAGAGAGACTGAAGCTGAGGCAGGAGGGTGGGGAAGTTGACAAACCTCATTACTAA
- the LOC107937564 gene encoding uncharacterized protein, with amino-acid sequence MEDSKHAEDKPWLAIPRHNRENGCSMRFQSVTSNNVYDYELAACTSGKTICGSSSGFLIMVDETSQISMIDPLTKARRFTLPTILPSLPPKPSTDIEPSERRLTHKYPVHKAVLSSPPDRNPYDYILVVIHGEERELAYYSALTQTWIEIQEAGRYYDDIIFRLGFYAVDEYGKVILCEPGLPPTVDEITMPWLLRASKVYLVVMGMHYV; translated from the coding sequence ATGGAGGATTCGAAACACGCAGAAGACAAGCCGTGGCTGGCCATTCCCCGCCATAACCGAGAGAACGGATGTTCCATGAGATTTCAAAGCGTTACGAGCAACAATGTTTACGACTATGAACTTGCTGCATGCACTAGTGGAAAAACCATATGCGGATCCTCATCTGGTTTTCTCATCATGGTCGATGAAACTTCTCAGATTTCCATGATCGACCCTCTCACCAAAGCTCGTCGATTTACACTACCCACAATCCTACCTTCATTGCCGCCTAAACCTTCCACCGACATTGAACCTAGCGAGAGACGCTTGACCCACAAATACCCCGTTCATAAAGCAGTACTCTCCTCCCCTCCTGATCGCAATCCATACGATTACATCCTCGTGGTTATACACGGAGAGGAACGGGAACTGGCTTACTACAGTGCATTGACCCAAACTTGGATCGAAATTCAAGAAGCTGGACGTTATTACGATGATATTATCTTTCGCTTGGGGTTTTACGCTGTGGACGAGTACGGAAAGGTTATCCTTTGTGAGCCTGGTTTGCCTCCAACCGTTGACGAAATTACAATGCCATGGCTTCTTCGAGCAAGCAAGGTCTATCTTGTGGTCATGGGGATGCATTATGTGTAG
- the LOC107937576 gene encoding serine/threonine-protein kinase STY46 isoform X1 has product MVMADTESCSSRAVDFAPSQRRKQREKIEVYSEVLCRLRDLNIEESTFPAFEDELWAHFSRLPTRYALDVNVERAEDVLMHKRLLSKAHDPSGRPAIQVRLVQLRSAMDGSQVESVHMKFTGKADARCSDYPNKKRVHPPPAFGTSSDLEFVHNAKRVVKDMEVMFSARPIHYRLMHEITISTNDKPKLLAQLTSLLSELGLNIREAHAFSTTDGYSLDVFVVDGWALEDTEQLKIVLVKEISKVEKLSSVRSHAINHVRELEKTGNKLNSSHVNMPGSGNDVWEIDTSLLKYESKLASCSYGDLYKGTFYGQDVAIKVLRIEHLNENLRREFTQEVNIMRKIQHKNVVQFFGACTTPPNLCIVTEFMSGGSIYDLLHKQKSGFKLPLLLKLAIDVSEGMSYLHQNGIMHRDLKAANLLMDENGVVKIADFGVARVQAQPGVMTAETGTYRWMAPEVIEHKPYDHKADVFSFGVVLWEMLTGKLPYENLTPLQAAVGVVQKDLRPVIPQYTRPKFVELLERCWQQDPSLRPEFSEITNLLEDLASR; this is encoded by the exons atggTAATGGCGGATACGGAGAGTTGCAGTAGTAGAGCGGTGGATTTCGCGCCGAGTCAGAGACGAAAACAGAGAGAAAAGATTGAAGTGTATAGTGAAGTTCTTTGTCGACTTAGGGACTTGAATATTGAGGAGTCAACGTTCCCTGCCTTTGAAGATGAACTTTGGGCTCATTTCTCTAGACTTCCTACTAG GTATGCACTAGATGTAAATGTGGAGAGGGCAGAAGATGTTCTTATGCACAAAAGATTACTTTCTAAGGCACATGATCCTTCTGGCAGACCTGCGATCCAAGTTCGGCTTGTGCAA CTTCGTTCTGCCATGGATGGAAGCCAGGTTGAGTCGGTGCATATGAAGTTTACAGGAAAAGCTGATGCCCGGTGTTCAGATTATCCCAATAAAAAGAG GGTGCATCCGCCACCTGCCTTTGGCACATCATCAGATCTTGAGTTTGTGCATAATGCTAAAAGAGTGGTTAAAGACATGGAAGTTATGTTTAGTGCTAGACCAATTCACTATCG GCTGATGCATGAGATCACTATTTCAACAAATGACAAACCAAAACTTCTAGCACAG TTGACTTCTTTATTGTCTGAACTTGGGTTGAACATTCGGGAAGCACATGCTTTTTCCACGACAGATGGCTATTCCTTGGATGTGTTTGTTGTTGATGGTTGGGCACTTGAG GATACCGAGCAGCTCAAAATTGTATTGGTAAAGGAGATATCCAAAGTTGAG AAGCTTTCCTCTGTAAGATCTCATGCAATAAATCATGTTAGGGAGCTAGAGAAAACTGGAAACAAACTTAACTCCAGCCATGTAAACATGCCTGGTAGTGGAAATGATGTTTGGGAAATTGATACTAGCCTGTTGAAGTATGAAAGCAAATTGGCTTCCTGCTCCTATGGTGATTT GTATAAAGGTACTTTTTATGGTCAAGATGTAGCTATCAAAGTTCTTAGGATAGAGCATCTAAATGAGAACCTCCGAAGGGAATTTACTCAAGAAGTTAATATCATGAG GAAAATTCAGCACAAGAATGTTGTTCAATTCTTCGGTGCATGTACAACCCCTCCTAACCTGTGCATTGTGACAG AGTTTATGTCTGGTGGAAGCATTTACGACCTTCTGCATAAACAAAAATCTGGTTTTAAGCTTCCATTATTACTCAAACTAGCAATTGATGTTTCTGAGGGAATGAGCTACTTGCATCAAAATGGTATAATGCATAGAGATTTGAAAGCTGCCAATCTTTTGATGGATGAAAATGGA GTGGTCAAGATAGCTGATTTTGGTGTTGCCAGGGTGCAAGCTCAGCCAGGTGTGATGACTGCTGAAACAGGAACATATCGTTGGATGGCTCCAGAG GTGATTGAACACAAACCTTATGATCACAAGGCTGATGTTTTTAGTTTTGGAGTCGTGCTATGGGAAATGCTTACTGGAAAG CTACCATACGAGAATTTAACACCCTTACAAGCAGCGGTGGGCGTAGTCCAGAAG GATCTAAGGCCTGTTATTCCTCAGTATACTCGACCAAAATTTGTAGAGCTGCTGGAGAGATGCTGGCAACAGGATCCATCTCTACGACCTGAATTTTCTGAAATAACAAATCTTTTGGAAGACTTAGCCAGTAGATAA